One stretch of Chitinophaga pendula DNA includes these proteins:
- a CDS encoding DUF6443 domain-containing protein codes for MKLIILPLTLVCCMLCAFSIHAQQPNGSVQPAASAQALPAPYTNTSINYIRTWEPSVPMTDPAAVAGSTNVRQVKQNTQYFDGLGRPLQTVSKAMGTGGKDIVAPVVYDAFGREQFKYLPYVSPASDGKFKANPFTEQSTFMGGYYPGESVYYGETEFEASPLNRVMKSYAPGNSWARTGGNRPAGTEYLVNTAADAVTIWDMPLNGAVPSRVGAYPAGELYKNVVKDEHGKSVVEFKDKQDRVILKKVQLLDNAVDGHAGWLCTYYVYDDLNNLRFVLPPKAVESLIASNWAFAAGVANELCFQYKYDGRRRMIEKRVPGVTAPTELVYDVRDRLIFSRDGNLATAGKWLVTFYDGLNRPTMTAFYTSTDARDALQTGMNAAVSNTTTVTYDFPVPGMLTVSQHDNRLKYQASQHIDFMDGFDTNSTDTEGEIVPGGKVGTTILTVTNPLPTLDASKVDPLTYTFYDNYDYTGAHALRTADLSKPQSSDPAREVATAASSMIRGLVTGTKVRVLGTTQWLTTTSHYDDKGRVIQAIADNVNGNQDVVSTLYGFNGQILSTYQYHNNAKSVPTTSTRILTVLDYDDAGRLLTVRKQINDQPLKVIATNEYDAMGQLQTKTLGNKLETLNYAYNIRGWLKGINKNYITANETHFFGTELYYDYGYTASQYNGNIAGATWRSAGDGQRRSYGYSYDAANRLLKADFTEGNGSTWATGAKNFSMQMGDGVNPTSAYDANGNIKAMTQQGLKGTSSVPIDQLTYEYLANSNKLKGVTDAVNDPTSTLGDFKEINGTGTNDYAYDSNGNLTQDGNKGIAANGIVYNHLNLPAQITVAGKGTISYLYDAAGVKLRKTVVDNTGGSPKTTITDYIGGFVYQNDTLQFFGHEEGRVRWVAGGPVFDYFLKDHLGNTRMVLTEQTDFSMYAATMESSNAAKENALFSNIEETRSPKPVGYPSGQDQNEFTAKLNAQSGGKKIGPSLVLKVMAGDTIQLSAQAFYKSQGPSNNKVATPVEDMVADLAAAFSTSTQESSIHGNAQQGGSSPFTSNFYSNDYQRLKERDQDPNQPDKPKAYLNFVLFDEQFNLVEDNSGVKQVKAEPDQLQQLAVDKTVMSKSGYLYVYTSNESQQDVFFDNVMVGRAAGPILEETHYYPFGLTMAGISNKAIGPLENRYKYNGIEHTTDLEINQYDAFHRTLDPQIGRWRQIDPKPNNALSPYNAMENNPIRNMDFLGDTIILNNRGDIISNNEVGTSVYIHHFKEGTNNYIGEIGGKIEAGEIYSNLLSRNIKEAKGIVNPFTFKNKVRNKGEWDYKNQKGSIFGLANDGKTKFSFEGKEMESQDIGNHHFGAVAKAALGGLLTETQMLERAGEAQIDDRTSQPEWQIKIQILETIPSDGLGPASYQKVQKLLPPYGDDPRDQNWIKAGFEYFKKHNK; via the coding sequence ATGAAACTTATTATACTACCCCTTACCCTAGTATGCTGCATGCTATGCGCGTTTTCCATCCATGCACAACAACCGAATGGCAGTGTACAGCCTGCCGCAAGTGCACAGGCTTTACCCGCCCCGTATACCAATACCAGTATTAACTATATCCGTACCTGGGAGCCATCGGTGCCCATGACAGACCCTGCTGCTGTAGCCGGGAGTACAAACGTGCGGCAGGTAAAACAGAACACCCAGTATTTCGACGGGCTGGGACGACCTTTGCAGACGGTGAGTAAAGCCATGGGTACAGGCGGTAAGGACATCGTGGCGCCGGTAGTGTACGATGCTTTCGGCCGGGAGCAGTTTAAGTACCTGCCTTATGTATCGCCGGCCAGCGATGGCAAGTTCAAGGCCAATCCCTTTACCGAGCAATCCACCTTTATGGGCGGCTACTATCCGGGAGAATCCGTTTACTATGGCGAGACGGAATTCGAGGCATCTCCGCTGAACCGGGTGATGAAAAGTTATGCGCCGGGTAACAGCTGGGCGCGTACGGGCGGCAACCGGCCGGCAGGTACGGAATACCTGGTGAATACCGCTGCCGATGCAGTAACGATCTGGGATATGCCGTTGAATGGCGCTGTACCTTCCCGGGTGGGTGCATACCCTGCGGGAGAGCTGTACAAGAATGTAGTCAAGGACGAACATGGGAAAAGTGTCGTGGAGTTCAAAGACAAGCAGGACCGGGTGATCCTGAAGAAAGTGCAGTTGTTGGATAATGCCGTAGATGGACATGCGGGCTGGCTCTGTACTTACTACGTGTATGATGATCTCAATAACCTGCGTTTCGTATTGCCGCCGAAGGCAGTAGAATCGCTGATCGCTAGCAACTGGGCGTTTGCGGCCGGGGTAGCGAATGAATTATGTTTTCAGTATAAATACGATGGCCGTCGCCGGATGATCGAAAAGCGGGTACCCGGCGTGACAGCGCCTACTGAGCTGGTGTATGATGTGCGTGACCGGTTAATCTTCAGTAGAGATGGTAATCTGGCAACTGCCGGTAAGTGGCTGGTGACGTTTTACGACGGACTGAACCGCCCTACCATGACGGCTTTTTATACCAGCACGGATGCCCGGGATGCCTTGCAGACCGGCATGAATGCCGCGGTGTCCAATACGACCACTGTTACTTACGATTTCCCGGTGCCGGGTATGCTGACGGTGAGCCAGCATGATAATCGCCTGAAATACCAGGCTTCTCAGCATATAGACTTTATGGATGGTTTTGATACCAACAGTACCGATACGGAGGGCGAGATTGTTCCCGGCGGTAAAGTAGGTACGACTATACTGACTGTGACCAATCCATTACCTACCCTGGATGCCAGCAAAGTCGATCCGCTGACCTATACTTTTTACGATAACTATGATTACACCGGTGCTCATGCACTGCGTACTGCTGACCTGAGCAAACCACAGAGCAGCGATCCTGCCCGCGAGGTAGCTACGGCTGCCAGCAGCATGATCCGCGGGCTGGTAACCGGTACTAAAGTGCGCGTACTGGGTACCACCCAATGGCTGACCACCACTTCTCACTATGACGACAAAGGCCGCGTGATCCAGGCTATCGCCGATAATGTGAATGGCAACCAGGATGTGGTGAGCACATTGTATGGATTTAACGGTCAGATACTCAGTACTTACCAGTATCATAACAATGCGAAGAGTGTCCCTACTACCAGTACGCGCATACTGACGGTGCTGGACTATGACGATGCCGGCAGATTACTCACGGTGCGTAAACAGATCAATGATCAGCCGCTAAAGGTGATTGCCACCAACGAGTATGACGCCATGGGTCAGCTGCAAACCAAAACCCTGGGAAATAAGCTAGAGACACTGAACTATGCCTACAATATCCGTGGCTGGCTGAAAGGGATCAACAAAAACTATATCACCGCCAACGAAACACATTTCTTCGGTACGGAGTTGTACTATGACTACGGTTATACTGCCAGCCAGTACAATGGCAATATCGCCGGTGCTACCTGGCGGAGTGCCGGAGATGGACAACGCCGCTCTTATGGCTATAGCTATGATGCAGCCAATCGCCTGCTGAAAGCGGACTTCACCGAAGGGAATGGCAGCACCTGGGCGACCGGCGCAAAAAACTTCAGCATGCAGATGGGGGATGGTGTCAATCCTACTTCCGCCTACGATGCGAACGGTAATATCAAAGCCATGACCCAGCAGGGTCTGAAAGGCACCAGCAGTGTCCCGATCGACCAGCTGACGTATGAATATTTAGCGAACAGTAATAAGCTGAAAGGTGTGACCGATGCGGTGAATGATCCTACTTCCACACTGGGAGACTTTAAGGAGATCAACGGCACCGGTACGAACGACTATGCCTACGACAGCAACGGCAACCTGACCCAGGATGGCAACAAAGGCATCGCTGCTAATGGGATTGTCTATAATCACCTAAACCTGCCGGCGCAGATCACCGTAGCCGGCAAAGGCACTATCTCCTACCTGTATGATGCCGCAGGCGTCAAACTGCGTAAGACGGTGGTAGATAATACCGGTGGCTCGCCTAAAACGACCATTACCGACTATATCGGTGGATTCGTCTACCAGAATGATACCTTACAGTTCTTCGGCCACGAAGAAGGTCGGGTACGCTGGGTTGCCGGTGGTCCGGTATTCGACTATTTCCTGAAAGACCACCTGGGCAACACCCGCATGGTGCTGACCGAACAGACGGACTTCTCCATGTACGCCGCTACGATGGAATCATCCAACGCAGCGAAAGAGAATGCGCTATTCAGCAACATCGAAGAGACGCGTAGTCCTAAGCCGGTGGGTTATCCATCCGGACAGGATCAAAACGAATTCACGGCCAAACTGAACGCCCAAAGCGGTGGCAAAAAGATCGGCCCGTCTCTGGTACTGAAAGTAATGGCTGGCGACACTATCCAGCTCAGCGCGCAGGCGTTCTATAAATCTCAAGGACCTTCCAATAACAAAGTAGCCACCCCGGTAGAAGATATGGTGGCCGACCTGGCCGCTGCCTTCAGCACCAGCACGCAGGAATCCTCGATACATGGCAATGCGCAGCAGGGAGGCAGCAGTCCGTTTACCAGCAACTTCTACAGCAATGATTACCAACGTCTGAAAGAACGCGACCAGGACCCGAATCAGCCCGACAAACCTAAAGCCTACCTGAACTTTGTATTGTTCGATGAGCAGTTTAACTTAGTAGAAGATAACAGCGGGGTGAAACAGGTGAAGGCCGAACCGGACCAGTTGCAGCAGTTAGCGGTTGACAAAACGGTCATGAGCAAGAGTGGTTACCTATATGTGTATACCTCGAACGAAAGCCAGCAGGATGTGTTCTTTGATAATGTAATGGTTGGTAGAGCAGCAGGACCTATCCTGGAGGAGACGCATTATTATCCTTTTGGGCTGACGATGGCGGGGATAAGTAATAAGGCTATTGGACCCTTAGAGAATAGATACAAATACAACGGGATAGAGCATACAACCGACTTAGAAATAAATCAATATGACGCCTTTCATAGAACTCTTGATCCTCAAATAGGTAGATGGCGACAGATTGATCCCAAACCTAACAATGCCTTATCTCCTTATAATGCAATGGAAAATAACCCTATTCGGAATATGGATTTCTTGGGAGATACCATTATTCTTAACAATAGAGGTGATATTATATCTAATAATGAGGTCGGTACCAGTGTTTACATCCATCATTTTAAAGAAGGCACGAATAATTACATAGGAGAAATAGGAGGAAAGATAGAGGCGGGTGAAATATATAGTAATCTTTTAAGCAGAAATATTAAGGAAGCAAAAGGCATAGTAAACCCCTTTACTTTTAAAAATAAGGTAAGGAATAAAGGTGAATGGGATTATAAAAATCAAAAGGGCTCAATATTTGGTTTAGCTAACGATGGTAAGACTAAATTTTCATTTGAAGGGAAAGAAATGGAGTCACAGGACATAGGTAATCATCATTTTGGAGCAGTTGCAAAAGCTGCATTAGGTGGTTTGTTAACAGAAACACAAATGCTGGAGCGCGCAGGGGAGGCGCAAATTGATGATCGCACCTCTCAACCTGAGTGGCAAATAAAAATACAAATTTTGGAAACAATACCGAGTGATGGACTTGGCCCCGCTTCTTATCAAAAAGTTCAGAAATTATTACCTCCATATGGAGATGATCCACGTGATCAGAATTGGATAAAAGCAGGGTTCGAATATTTTAAAAAGCATAATAAGTGA
- a CDS encoding copper homeostasis protein CutC, which produces MEQLDNHYTNTPTEKKITLEICAASVASCIAAEAGGAQRIELCDNLLEGGTTPSYGTIALAREKVKIDLYPIIRPRGGDFLYSEEEFEVMKKDVLLCKQLGCNGVVIGMLTATGRVDKERCKTLVELAWPMGVTFHRAFDMTDDPFRALEDIIEIGCERILTSGQRNTAVEGAALLRVLVQKADNRIAIMAGSGVRTHNIAELVKTTGALEFHTTAKAFEESHMTFRNPAVSMGGVPGVPEYGIAVTQAQEVLLIRELAQQALTENIV; this is translated from the coding sequence ATGGAACAGTTAGACAATCATTACACCAACACACCCACTGAAAAAAAAATCACTTTAGAGATCTGTGCTGCTTCTGTAGCTTCGTGTATTGCAGCAGAAGCCGGTGGTGCGCAGCGTATCGAGCTGTGCGACAACCTGCTGGAAGGAGGTACTACCCCTTCCTATGGAACTATTGCTTTAGCCCGTGAAAAAGTCAAGATAGACCTCTACCCTATTATTCGTCCGAGAGGCGGTGATTTCCTGTATAGCGAGGAAGAGTTTGAGGTGATGAAAAAGGACGTATTGCTTTGCAAACAATTGGGGTGCAATGGCGTCGTAATAGGTATGCTGACCGCTACAGGACGTGTGGATAAAGAACGTTGTAAAACACTTGTTGAGTTGGCCTGGCCGATGGGTGTTACTTTTCACCGGGCCTTTGATATGACGGATGATCCTTTCCGGGCACTGGAAGATATTATTGAGATCGGCTGTGAACGGATCCTTACCTCGGGACAGCGTAACACTGCCGTAGAAGGGGCTGCCTTGTTAAGAGTGCTGGTACAGAAAGCCGATAACCGTATTGCGATCATGGCCGGCTCAGGTGTACGCACTCATAATATTGCGGAACTCGTAAAAACTACTGGAGCCTTGGAATTCCATACAACCGCCAAAGCATTTGAAGAAAGCCACATGACGTTTAGAAATCCTGCTGTCAGCATGGGTGGTGTTCCGGGTGTACCGGAGTATGGCATTGCGGTGACGCAGGCACAGGAAGTATTATTAATTCGTGAACTGGCACAGCAAGCCTTGACTGAGAATATTGTATAG
- a CDS encoding ROK family protein produces the protein MSQQLAVGIDIGGTNTVFGIVDRRGNIISDGAMSTKKHEEVTSYLAELHERLSPLIDRAGGAAQIRGIGVGAPNGNFYTGNIEYAPNLRWKGVVPLANMLEELFGLPTVLTNDANAAAIGELTYGAARGMKDFITITLGTGVGSGIVANGQVIYGHDGFAGELGHCIVIPGGRLHPGTGMRGSLESYASATGVTNTAIELLSSRPDDGSLLRAVKLEEINSKVIYEAAMKGDPLALEIYEFTGKVLGEALANFVMFSSPEAIILFGGLTKAGDLIMKPVRQHMEQNLLPIFQNKVKLLFSELKESDAAILGASALAWEMKD, from the coding sequence ATGAGTCAGCAATTAGCGGTGGGCATTGATATAGGCGGCACTAACACCGTGTTTGGTATTGTAGACCGCAGAGGAAATATTATCAGCGATGGAGCTATGTCGACCAAGAAGCATGAAGAAGTGACTTCTTATTTAGCGGAGCTGCATGAGAGATTATCTCCTTTGATAGACCGTGCCGGCGGAGCTGCACAGATCCGGGGCATTGGTGTGGGAGCACCTAACGGTAATTTCTACACTGGTAATATTGAGTATGCGCCAAATCTGCGTTGGAAAGGCGTAGTGCCTTTGGCCAATATGCTGGAGGAATTATTCGGTCTTCCTACTGTATTGACCAATGATGCCAATGCGGCAGCGATCGGTGAATTGACCTATGGTGCGGCACGCGGCATGAAGGATTTTATCACGATTACACTGGGTACCGGTGTTGGCAGTGGTATTGTGGCTAACGGTCAGGTGATCTATGGTCATGATGGCTTTGCTGGCGAGCTGGGGCATTGTATTGTGATCCCTGGTGGCAGGCTGCATCCGGGAACGGGTATGCGTGGTTCTCTGGAGTCTTACGCATCTGCTACCGGTGTAACCAATACAGCGATCGAGTTACTAAGCAGCCGTCCGGATGATGGCAGCCTGTTGCGTGCTGTTAAGCTGGAAGAGATCAACTCCAAGGTGATCTATGAAGCGGCGATGAAAGGTGATCCTTTGGCGCTGGAGATCTATGAATTCACCGGGAAGGTACTGGGAGAGGCGTTGGCTAACTTCGTGATGTTCTCCAGTCCGGAAGCGATTATTCTTTTTGGTGGTCTGACCAAAGCTGGTGATCTGATCATGAAGCCGGTACGTCAGCATATGGAGCAAAATTTATTACCTATTTTCCAGAATAAAGTTAAATTGCTGTTCTCCGAGCTGAAAGAAAGTGATGCGGCCATATTGGGTGCCAGTGCCCTGGCCTGGGAGATGAAAGATTGA
- a CDS encoding YciI family protein, whose product MKYILLFFVSLCSLYAAAQSTNPHYDRALADSLGADTYGMKKYFLVILKTGSNNTTDKTQLNTLFRGHMDNINRLAKAGQLIVAGPLGKNPQQYRGIFIIAIKTREELDRALQSDPAIKAGVFDTEVYDWYGSAALPKYLEFHEKIEKEKH is encoded by the coding sequence ATGAAATATATCCTGCTTTTTTTCGTATCCCTCTGCTCCTTATATGCCGCTGCGCAAAGCACTAATCCCCACTATGATAGAGCGTTGGCAGACAGCCTGGGTGCAGATACCTATGGGATGAAAAAGTATTTCCTGGTTATATTGAAAACCGGTAGTAATAATACGACAGACAAAACGCAGCTGAACACTCTTTTTCGCGGACATATGGATAACATCAACCGGCTGGCAAAAGCTGGGCAGCTTATTGTTGCCGGACCGCTAGGAAAGAACCCTCAACAATACAGAGGCATCTTTATCATCGCTATTAAAACACGTGAGGAACTGGATCGGGCGTTGCAGTCCGACCCAGCTATTAAAGCAGGTGTATTTGACACAGAGGTGTATGACTGGTATGGCTCTGCTGCGTTGCCTAAATACCTGGAATTTCATGAGAAGATTGAGAAAGAAAAACATTGA
- a CDS encoding N(4)-(beta-N-acetylglucosaminyl)-L-asparaginase has protein sequence MQDRRHFLKAAALGAAAFSLDGMKTASAVAADQTAVKGKPIVISTWDFGRAANEAAWQVLKQGGRALDAVEAGVKVPEADPKNHTVGYGGFPDRDGRVTLDACIMDESGNCGSVAALEHVVHAISVARAVMEKTPHVMLVGDGALQFALANGFKKENLLTPESEKAWKEWLKKSEYKPVINIENSSYDKGTTAFNPLRLPGNVYNHDTIGMLALDANGNMSGACTTSGMAFKLHGRVGDSPIIGAGLYVDNEVGGATSTGVGEEVIRVVGSFLVVELMRQGYSPEAACKEAVTRIVKKNPKKAKEIQIGFLALNKKGEHGAYCLQEGFSYAACTSDSSNILINGKHYF, from the coding sequence ATGCAAGATCGTAGACATTTTCTTAAAGCAGCGGCCCTGGGTGCCGCTGCTTTCTCTTTAGACGGTATGAAGACCGCATCGGCAGTGGCAGCAGATCAGACCGCCGTGAAAGGTAAACCTATTGTGATCTCCACCTGGGATTTCGGCAGGGCGGCCAATGAAGCTGCCTGGCAGGTATTGAAACAAGGAGGCCGTGCATTGGATGCGGTAGAAGCCGGTGTGAAGGTGCCGGAAGCGGACCCTAAGAACCATACGGTGGGGTATGGCGGTTTTCCAGACAGGGATGGGCGCGTGACGCTGGATGCCTGTATCATGGATGAATCCGGCAACTGTGGCTCAGTAGCAGCTTTGGAACATGTAGTACACGCCATTTCTGTAGCCAGAGCGGTAATGGAAAAAACACCGCATGTGATGCTGGTGGGTGACGGTGCTTTACAGTTTGCGCTTGCCAACGGTTTTAAGAAAGAGAATTTACTAACACCTGAATCGGAAAAGGCCTGGAAAGAATGGCTGAAAAAGTCGGAGTATAAGCCTGTTATCAACATTGAGAACAGTTCTTACGATAAGGGAACTACAGCGTTCAATCCGCTGCGGCTGCCCGGCAATGTGTATAATCATGACACTATCGGGATGCTGGCATTGGATGCCAATGGTAATATGAGTGGCGCCTGTACCACAAGCGGTATGGCTTTCAAATTGCACGGCCGCGTGGGGGATTCTCCCATCATCGGTGCGGGACTGTATGTGGATAACGAAGTAGGTGGGGCTACTTCAACAGGTGTAGGTGAAGAGGTGATACGTGTAGTAGGTAGTTTCCTGGTTGTAGAATTAATGCGGCAGGGATATTCTCCGGAAGCTGCCTGTAAAGAAGCAGTGACCCGTATTGTCAAAAAGAATCCCAAGAAAGCAAAGGAAATACAGATTGGCTTCCTGGCGCTGAATAAAAAAGGGGAACACGGGGCTTACTGTCTTCAGGAAGGATTTAGTTATGCAGCCTGCACCAGCGATTCCAGTAATATATTGATCAACGGTAAACATTACTTTTAA
- a CDS encoding MFS transporter — translation MSQQTKQGTNPQFFVLITVFFFWGFVAASNDILIPLFKEKFHLQQWQSQLVGFAFYVAYFVGSIIYFIVGNALKTDPLNKIGYKNGIIYGLIVSGVGTLIFYPAAQMASYGLLLAGLFVVGLGFSLQQIAANPFAIALGDPADGAKRLNFAGGINNFGTTLGPVVVSFAIFGAITPDAAANATIDSVKVPYLIVGALFILVAIFFKFSKLPAITNDEKMEKGFGALKFPQLQLGMLAIFVYVGVEVSVASNIGEYLKRTENLDSSHISHYVSLFWASMMMGRWTAGTSALNPSQSLKKLLTLIVPYIAFGVYLLINYLRGSDVTDLLVYAVCIIAVVIAFFLSKDQPARQLFVFASFGILAMLIGLFTTGKVALFAFISGGLFCSVMWPCIFTLSTAGLGKYTSQGSAFLVMMILGGALVPLLQGLLADVPAIGIHQSYWVPVFCFAYLTFFAIRVKNILKSQGIDYESAISGGH, via the coding sequence ATGTCTCAGCAAACTAAGCAAGGCACTAATCCCCAGTTTTTTGTGTTGATCACAGTCTTCTTTTTCTGGGGGTTTGTAGCTGCCTCGAATGACATTCTCATTCCACTATTTAAAGAAAAATTCCACTTACAGCAATGGCAGTCCCAGTTAGTGGGTTTTGCATTTTACGTAGCTTATTTTGTGGGTTCCATTATCTATTTCATTGTCGGTAATGCACTTAAGACTGATCCGCTCAATAAAATCGGGTATAAGAATGGAATTATTTATGGGTTGATCGTTTCCGGTGTGGGAACATTGATCTTTTATCCGGCGGCGCAGATGGCCTCTTATGGTTTGTTGCTTGCGGGACTTTTTGTGGTAGGTTTAGGATTCTCTTTACAGCAGATCGCGGCTAACCCCTTTGCTATTGCGTTGGGAGATCCGGCGGATGGTGCGAAGCGTCTGAACTTTGCAGGAGGTATTAATAACTTCGGGACTACGTTGGGACCGGTGGTCGTTAGTTTTGCCATTTTTGGGGCGATCACACCGGATGCTGCTGCTAATGCGACCATTGATTCTGTAAAGGTGCCGTACCTGATCGTAGGTGCGCTTTTTATACTGGTGGCGATATTCTTTAAATTTTCCAAGTTGCCTGCCATCACCAATGATGAAAAGATGGAGAAGGGCTTTGGTGCTTTGAAGTTTCCGCAGTTGCAGCTGGGGATGCTGGCTATCTTCGTGTATGTGGGTGTGGAAGTGAGTGTGGCCTCTAACATTGGGGAGTACCTGAAACGTACGGAGAATCTGGATTCTTCGCACATTTCGCACTATGTATCCTTGTTCTGGGCTAGTATGATGATGGGTCGTTGGACAGCAGGTACCAGTGCATTAAATCCTTCACAAAGCCTTAAGAAATTACTCACGTTAATAGTACCATATATTGCTTTTGGCGTCTACCTGCTGATCAACTACCTGCGTGGCAGTGATGTGACTGACCTGCTGGTATATGCGGTATGTATCATTGCGGTGGTGATCGCCTTCTTCCTGAGTAAGGATCAACCGGCGCGTCAGTTGTTTGTATTTGCCAGCTTTGGTATACTTGCGATGCTGATCGGATTGTTCACGACCGGTAAGGTAGCGTTGTTTGCCTTTATCAGCGGAGGTTTATTTTGCTCTGTGATGTGGCCATGTATCTTCACACTGTCTACAGCGGGTCTGGGTAAGTATACCAGTCAGGGTTCAGCTTTCCTGGTGATGATGATTTTAGGAGGGGCATTGGTGCCATTATTACAAGGTTTATTAGCGGATGTACCGGCTATTGGTATACATCAGTCTTACTGGGTACCGGTATTCTGTTTTGCGTATCTCACATTTTTTGCCATCAGAGTTAAAAACATATTAAAATCCCAAGGAATTGATTATGAGTCAGCAATTAGCGGTGGGCATTGA
- a CDS encoding endonuclease/exonuclease/phosphatase family protein: MKRCLQFLTISSLLLTVFSVHAQHLKVLTYNIHHGENMKGQVDIQGIANVILATNPDLVALQEVDSVTNRTHKSDQLKELAAITGMYTYFAKAMDYDGGGYGNGILSRLPIKSSYTLPLPGTAGNEPRVAGVITLQLPGDSLLQFIATHLDASNNSNDRIEQVKALLQYCQKSKNNTILAGDLNAIPASKEMALLRSVFADATQILGHTHPADTPTVKLDYIWLHPAHRWTVIAPKVIEETVASDHRPVVCELDIKSTLP; the protein is encoded by the coding sequence ATGAAACGCTGCCTACAATTCCTTACCATCTCCTCTCTCCTCTTAACAGTTTTCTCTGTGCACGCACAGCATCTTAAAGTGCTGACATATAACATTCACCACGGTGAAAACATGAAAGGACAGGTGGATATCCAGGGTATTGCCAATGTGATATTGGCTACCAATCCCGACCTGGTGGCGTTACAGGAAGTTGACAGCGTGACTAACCGTACGCATAAATCTGACCAATTAAAAGAATTGGCAGCTATCACCGGTATGTATACCTATTTTGCTAAAGCCATGGACTACGATGGCGGCGGTTATGGTAATGGTATCCTCTCCCGGTTGCCGATCAAAAGCAGCTATACCCTGCCACTACCTGGTACTGCAGGTAATGAACCGAGGGTAGCAGGTGTGATCACACTGCAATTACCCGGCGACAGTTTACTCCAATTCATTGCCACTCACCTGGATGCAAGCAATAACAGTAATGACCGCATAGAGCAGGTAAAAGCCCTGTTGCAATATTGTCAGAAAAGTAAAAATAATACCATCCTGGCAGGAGATCTTAATGCAATACCGGCATCCAAGGAAATGGCTCTATTAAGATCGGTTTTTGCGGATGCTACACAGATCTTAGGTCATACTCATCCGGCAGATACGCCTACCGTCAAACTTGATTATATTTGGTTACACCCCGCACATCGATGGACAGTGATCGCTCCCAAAGTAATAGAAGAAACAGTGGCCTCTGATCATCGTCCAGTGGTATGCGAACTGGATATTAAATCAACATTACCATGA
- a CDS encoding alkaline phosphatase, with product MKKLLLVAVLLTAHYFSSAQVKGVKHVILIGMDGLGAYAIQRADNPNMKQLMKDGSWSLEARSVLPSSSAVNWASMVMGAGPELHGFTEWGSKKPEAVSRELDRYGLFPSIYTLLREQRPSAEIGVIYSWEGIGYLFPKAAVNKDLHCTSDSATAAEAIAYLQNKKPDLLFIHFDQPDGVGHEQGHDIPVYYEQVHKNDILLGKILQGIKDAGMWDNSIIILSADHGGINKGHGGKTMAEMQIPWIIRGKGISKGKEIKESIVTYDTAATIAWIFGLRTPRAWVGRPVKEAFEK from the coding sequence ATGAAAAAATTACTTTTAGTGGCTGTTTTACTTACGGCGCACTACTTTTCCTCTGCACAGGTAAAAGGCGTTAAACACGTCATTTTGATCGGTATGGACGGGCTGGGCGCCTATGCTATCCAGCGGGCAGATAATCCTAATATGAAGCAGCTAATGAAGGATGGCAGCTGGTCGCTGGAAGCCCGTAGTGTGCTTCCTTCATCCAGTGCGGTGAACTGGGCATCCATGGTAATGGGAGCCGGTCCTGAGTTGCACGGTTTTACGGAATGGGGTAGTAAAAAACCGGAGGCTGTTTCCCGGGAGCTGGACCGTTATGGCTTGTTCCCTTCGATTTATACTTTGCTGCGGGAACAGCGGCCATCGGCAGAGATAGGTGTCATCTACAGCTGGGAAGGCATCGGTTACCTGTTTCCCAAAGCGGCGGTGAACAAAGACCTTCACTGTACCAGTGACAGCGCGACTGCTGCCGAGGCGATTGCTTACCTGCAAAACAAAAAACCTGACCTGCTTTTTATACATTTCGACCAACCCGACGGAGTAGGACATGAACAAGGCCACGATATCCCTGTCTATTACGAGCAGGTGCATAAAAATGACATCCTCTTAGGTAAAATACTGCAAGGGATCAAAGATGCGGGCATGTGGGACAACAGCATTATCATACTCAGTGCGGATCACGGCGGCATCAATAAAGGACATGGCGGTAAGACGATGGCGGAGATGCAGATACCCTGGATCATCCGTGGAAAGGGTATATCGAAAGGAAAAGAGATCAAAGAAAGTATTGTAACTTACGATACGGCTGCTACCATAGCCTGGATATTCGGGCTGCGTACACCACGTGCGTGGGTGGGCCGGCCAGTGAAAGAAGCATTTGAAAAATAG